From the genome of Actinomycetes bacterium, one region includes:
- the proA gene encoding gamma-glutamyl-phosphate reductase (Catalyzes the phosphorylation of L-glutamate during the proline biosynthesis pathway), with protein sequence DAARRFTAEIDAAVVIVNASTRFTDGERFGFGAEIGISTQKLHARGPMGLRELTTYKYVVWGDGQVVT encoded by the coding sequence GACGCCGCCCGACGCTTCACGGCCGAGATCGACGCCGCCGTCGTGATCGTCAACGCCTCGACGCGCTTCACCGACGGGGAGCGGTTCGGGTTCGGGGCCGAGATCGGCATCTCCACCCAGAAGCTGCACGCCCGGGGGCCGATGGGCCTGCGCGAGCTCACCACCTACAAGTACGTCGTGTGGGGCGACGGCCAGGTGGTGACCTGA